In Mugil cephalus isolate CIBA_MC_2020 chromosome 7, CIBA_Mcephalus_1.1, whole genome shotgun sequence, the sequence GTATATGATTCACATCATTTCAATCAGGCGAGACGTCTCCTGACTTCCTGACCTCACACCGAGTCTCTTGATGTCTGTATGGAAGAACTGACGAGTATGCTCCTCTGCAGATGAGCTCTGCCCTTCATGTTCTAGAAGTGAATCTCAAAAAGGCAGCGATCACCACTGTGAGCCATGTTGACAACTACTGATGGACGCTGCTGTTTGATCACGTGCCTTGTAGAAGCCAATAACGTAATAATGGCCCATAACACCAATGTGCACTCTCAGTGGCAGGGAAATAACAACCTAAATCAACATCAAAAGCGGCACATACCAAGGAGATGCACTGTCACTACTGCTCCTTCACAAAGGCgctgaataaaggcaactggacttgtagaatttcttgaagacgtttcgccactcattgTAGTGGTACTCGGATGAGttaggtcaacaccttttggattaccatgacctggatgactgagaactttcagTGAGCATCAAGGCCACAGTCCAGGATGAAACATTGAAAATCCAAGAGTACATCAGGAAAATGGCCCCAAATGACAAACTGCTAAGACAATGTTTCAGACAACAGAAACCCAAAGAGAgtgcagaggaagagcagcagacAACCTTTTTGTAATAACCAGCCAATAACCTAATCAGTTATTACATTGTCGGTTCAGGACTTTTATGATGTTATTGGCTCCAGCACGCCTTCAGGAGCACGGTGGTGTGACTAGATTAACCTTGATGTTCATGAACGCACCGAGGCCTCACCAGTGGTGTCTACTGCATCCCAGTCCCACAGCACGACCTGACCtacacacagcaacaacatcaaGAAACGTGACgtgaacaacacaaattgtctcagtAGCATCTCGCCCATCAGCAGGTGGGAAACATGAAAAGTCGCTCATCTCAGATATTATTTAGACGTGCATCACCTTTCCAAGGATTGTTGCCGACCACGTACACTCATTCATGGAAACAGTATTCCTTGATAACGATGGCCTCTTTTCTGCCACAAAGCAACCATGCTTTTTAAGGTGTTGACTTAGCCTCAATGAGTCAAGCCAGTCAAGAATCACCTCCAAAGGTCTAGTGGAGTCCACACCTAGACAGGCGAGGGTGAGTAGGATACTAGAATGAGTAGAAAATGTCCATAAAGCGAGCACTATCCATCAACAGCAGCCAGGACACAAGCATGTTTTTCAGAGGCTTTATTGTCTATTTTCATGTGATGACTTAAAGCAAAACTTTTCACCATTTCTCTCATCTAGCACGAcaccaagaagaaaaagaaaacgttaACAAGGTCACTGAATGACCAAGAGACGCTTGATCTGTCAAAAACCGATCCGGGCATCGACTGCTTGGCTGAGATCATTTTACTGAGGCAGAGCACAGTAGTTTTCTAATGTATTAACAAATTGCTAACCTGCTTCTTGCTCTCTGCTCAAAGAGCTTTGGCTCTCACAGATTTGATCACATATATACATTCAGACCACAAACacccaaaatgaaaaaaagaaagtaagtaAAGGAAGCGTCTTTCAgtggctgcttttgttttgagtttcttCCCCCATTAccactgccaaaaaaaagtaaacctcctctccctccatcctcatTATgctgttttaatatatttaaattgtctCCACAGTATGTTgtctttttatataaaacatattttggtaTTTCTGTTTAACTACATGAGGACATTAGAaaacaattacaacaaaaacacaaaaatctccTCTCTGACGTCCGGAGGAACAAATCCAGCACATTGCATTAGGAGTCCTtgaggaagagctggaggaagTCCACTGGATGAGGtgtcctcttccttctcctgaTGAAATGGGGATCAAGGGGGTAGATGGGCTGGCAGCTTGGGTGAAAGAGGTGGGCCGAGCAGAGGTGGAAGAAGAATTTGCGGGATTTTTGGAGATGGATGCAGTGACGTGTGATCAGAACCTGAGGTGAGATTTGTGTTTCACCATGTATctgacagacaaagagaaggggagaaataataaattgattagttctgaataaaacatgatgaacagTAGACAGTCGGATGGCGTGTGGAAATTGATACCTGTCAAGGGTTTCCCAAAAGCGCAAGAAGACGGGCCGGTCCAGATGGCGTCTGTGGCGGCTCAGCTCCAGGACGGTCACATCCCACTTCTGCACATTGGGGTCTGTCTTTGCCTCATCGTACTTCAAATGAAAGGCTCGGACTGCAGGGGAGAAATGCATTCACATCACCACACCTGATGTATCTGGGTTAAACTGTGTCCGTTATTACTACTCGCTTGTAAACCGGCAGACTCACACTGGGCcctggtgtgtctgtgtgactgagAAACACTTGTAAATTATGGTTTGAAAAGTCCTTTGTATTGTTAGGGTCAGAAAAGCACTGCACTGACCTGGAGATCAGATACAGTCTTTACAGACTTTATATAGAGCataagcattttttattttttttaaagtacattAAACTAACACATTACTTATAATTAAGGTTAATAATCAATTACCATCCATCTCTTCATTATCCAATTAGCAGTTTGGTCTTGTTTGATTACCGCAGGAAATAATTCGGTGACATGGCTCATTTCAGTTTGCTCTGAAAACTCTGAAACCTGAAACCACATGGTGGAAGGCACCTGCGCGGCGTAGGCAACACTTCTAATTTGATGAGCCATCTCTGTGAACACCACCCACAACTATTCAGCAAGTGCCAGGTAAATTAAAGTGTAGCTGGATGCATGATGTGGGGACTTAGGTCTCGAGGAGAAtgtcatggtttgtctgtcAAACTGCCCTATAGTTTGTcaataaaagaaactgaagtTTTACGTGTTACTCctgtaaaaatatgttttacatatatatataacagcaGCGCTGCTCTGCTCCGCtttgaatatgaatatttgaatatgctTTGAAATGGGGATCCATAAAATCATCAAACAGTCTTTCATTGAATAGGTACATTTTGAGAAGGTTCTGTGTTATAAACAAATCCTAAAGCAAACACTgacaggtgttttgtttttacaggagtaACGTTAATGTGCGtgtgtctcaatcagataataATAACTTTGCTTTACACTTTTGTTTACAGAGCGGGTGTGCAGCAGTCAAACCCAGTGATGATATGGCTACTGCATCCTCACTCCATcactgtttgctgaacattTAAAGATGAGCcgcaaataaaatattttttattttggaagcagtaatttccgAGTTTGGCAACTCtgagctcattttttccccagttgTGTGTGTCTCAACCATGCTtcccaagacccacccccaccctacttccGATAGGTTAGTGGTGtcagtttggagagggaaagctgcgttactcaGTGAAAGGTAGGTGAACTCATTTTACTGCTCAAGCCTGACAATATCCTGCATcaacaagtttttctttttcaaaaatctttgatctttttttctttttttttttcttctttctaatcaAGATCAAAAGCGACACCCCGGAGATCCAACACAGTGCAGGAACAGGTTAAGCCCCGTATGTAAACAGGCTTCATGGCCCGCATCACTCACTCTTGGCAAAAATGTCAACAGGGGATCCGTCAGGCAGCAGCCACGGCCATCCTTTGAACTGCCAGGCAGGACCCTGCACGAACACGGCCACCACTCGATCCCTGGGCACAGGTAGTCGTGATTAAGATTAAACATTTGAGTCACCGGTTAATACCATGACTGCTGTGATGCTGCCTGATGTCAGAATCAATGTGATATTATGCCTTTCTCTTTAAACTGTGCCAATGTCAGGTACCCCCactgacatgaaaatgaaacatctACTGCGGTGAAAGAATGAGGCGCTGACAGTGGGTAGACATAACTGAATGGCAAACCCCGTGCTTTTAATACAGGCTGCATGCATGATCCTAACCCATGCATGTCAAATGACTACGTTTCAACAGCTGAGCCTTCTGAGAAACGGTCTGATGAGAGTCGTTTTGTGACATGACTAAGCCAACCGACACATTAAAACGGTTTCCCCCAAGAAAGATGCTAATATATGCGAGTTTCATGTCGTCCACACCCAGGATACTTTGCTTGTTCTCTCCACAGAAGCTTCTTGTGTGGTGGAAGGTTAAGCAGGCTTTAGAATAAATGCTCACCAGTCCTGTGGAGCCAGTTTTAGTGGCTGATCAATGATACGGTACGGAACAGTGACACTTAGCGTCGTGCCACCAGGCTGGATCTGGTCTTTGCGCCTCTGAAGCAGGACCTCATTGTCGCGCTGTATGCCCTGCTTCTTCTTGTCTTCTGATGTGACAAACCTGTTAAAAGGCCAAAGTTTAGACTTGTCAGTTCAACTCAGCTTTCTCAGTATACTGGAGATGAGTAAGACACTTAAACAAGCTTGTCTAAGAGTTGATTTTACTCTCTCTGAAACCAAAAGAACCAAGGTCGGAAGCATCATGGGGGGGGGTGTTACCTTAAACCtcattgtttgcacatgcaggcaaaactgcgactacttgaaataaaatctgttaagaaaggttctttggactaaattgtctgtttttcatttttcaatttttatcgtgataaaatcgaaatcgtgattttatttttaaaaaaatcgtgatatgattTTTCTGCCCTATCGCCCACCCCTACCAGCAATGCAGCAAAATGGCTTATAGACAACAAAGTGGAGATAATAGAGAGGCCATCACCAAGCCCTGACCTTGAACAGTAAATTTGAATTGAAGCACGTGCGAACGAGGAAAACCACAAAACCTCACTCAGGAGGAGGATTCAAATTCCTACATCTGATTGTAAGAAGACTGTGGAAGGCTGCATGAAGTAGACCCAAGTTTAATAATTTATAGGCAATACTACCAAATGGTAACTATGAGCATGTTAACAGTAATATAATATGTAGcatagggctgggcggtatgaccaaaactATATATCACAAGGTCTATCACGGTAgatagtaaaacaggtttgcatggcacCGTGTTAGCACTGtaacaattatggtttcatttattctgacatattcattcatgtcacatcatcatcatcatataatCTTCACATTCATATCAATAAGTTGCCCcattcaacaactaccaaccaGTGTTGTTTGTGTAAAATCCACACAACTGCTTCCTGGATTGTTACCAGATATATACTTGTAACTCATGAAAACACTACTTATTGACTGTGCTGAAAGCAATAATTGtccactaaaataaatataatagtTATTTCATTCCATTTGAGTCATTTAATGCCTGatgatttcaaacttttaaactTACTTGAGATCCTGCAGAAGATCCTTGGCATTGAGCATCGTGATGAGGGAGGTGGTGGCAGCAGGAATGATGACGATGGGTGTCCGCGACCCTGCAGAGTACGACAAAACACAAGGGTcatgaaaacagacacagcgTGACAGGCACCTAAAACAGAACAATATTGTATTAtgcatattgtatttatttaaatccaaCACCGTACATAATGTGTAAGGTCAAAATACATGAGAACATAATGTACCTTTCTTCTGATTTGGTGGAGGTCTGGCTTGTGaaactagaaaaacaaaacaagaaaaaaacatttatggaCCATACGGATATAGACAACATTAACTGCTCCCAAAGAGCAGGCACCTCATCTTTGCTTTGCTGGTACATCTTTACTGATCAATCCTGCTTTGATCAATTTTCTGCACAACATTTCATGTCATTAATACTTGAACACATCAAGATTGATGTGTTAACTACTAACTTTCTGCAGCAAAACGAggcaaactgataaaaataaaaaatgccttgTGTGAAGTAGTATTGTGGTGGGATTAAGATTAATGCGGTTAGTCTTTGAGTGTGAAGTGACCTCCTCTATACATCTCCATTACTGCTGCAGGGCAAAAGGGAAATGAACTGATgcagctttgttgttgttgttgtcacataTCACAAGGAAAGTGCGTGGGAGTATCTCGGGTCAGTGTTCACGGCGGAGTCAAACAAACATGCACTTCTTCTTTCTGGACAAAAGTCATTTCACTGCTCTAAGCTTCGTCCAGATATCATGTGCTTTTTTTGGTCACGGTCATGTGCCTTCCCTGGAATCAGTCAGGGTTACAGAAAATGTGACGCAGTCATCTTCTGCTCagggcaaaataaataaataaataaataaatccttgtTTTTCTACTATCCAAGCTTGTGTCATtctacaaagagaaaaaaaaaaacttgatgttGCACAATGTTCAGCTGATGCTAATGCAGAGTAGGAGTGAATGGTCTGGAAGGCAATACATGTTGTGTCcttgtgggtaaaaaaaaaaaatccaaatgatgTATTAACAGCTGCCTTGTTGttgtctcattcatttattaaaatcacatttgatgattttaattattcttaattctatttcatcacatttgatttttatttacgTGATTAGTGTTTTACATGGCTTTGCCTTTATTCCACTACTTTAAAATCCAAGTTTATTTACTTATAACATATTTTTACTGGATAAAGGGTGTCTTATTACTTTACTGATTTATTCTAATGAACTGATTTCCTGCTCattaatatgaaaatgaaagccAGCGGGTGAGGCAACTGGGTGTATGTATTTTTGATCTATGTAAGCACAAAACAATGTAGAATTCACTGAGACTAATCCAGGGACAGTTAGATTCCTGAAGTAATATCCAAATTACCCTGCAATGAACATCCCAGCCACTGAACTTCCTCACATTATTTAAAACGGGTGGAACGATATCATTTGTAATTCTTTGTGTCATAATGTGTCAATTGGTCTTAATAAGGCATTCTTGCTTGGCTGTcaacatcttcttcctcttaaGTTACCAAAACACTAGCACGCAGCGTTCTCtctgtaatatatatacacacatacacacttctCTTTTGTGCAGGGATTTACAGGACTCGGTAGTTCCCAACCATACCCACAGAGAAGTCCATACTTCATCTCCTCATTGAGGCAAGGATCAGTTGAGGCCAAGCCGTTTAAACATCGGATAAAACACTGTAGGGACACAAGTGGTTTGACATGAATATTTAGAATTCCTCACTGACCTGGACGAGGCACGGGTTGCAGAGCTGGGGCCTGGGCCTTCCGAGCAGATGCTCCTTCCTgaagaacaacaaaacattacTAAATGTACCATTCTGCGTGTCTTAAGGCTGTCGAACACTCTGCAAGAAGCaagaagtttgttttttcttcctgcatACTGTGTGTGGGCGCATGCTGAATGAACGCTGCGGCGCCTCCATCAAGGTGGCTGacatctaaaaataataagatattTGGCGCTTGTCATTCTCCAGcgtctcccacaatgcttagcttATGTGACGTATGCTGCAGTTGGAAAGCCCCTATGACTTCACGAGAATCTGGGACGGGGGGAGTATAAATGACTTGTTCTAGCAGTTCTAGGAGCGCGAACTAATTTCTTGCTTCTTGCCGAGCGTGTAgctcaacacaaaaaaagaacacagacagCGCAAAAACAAGCGAcgctacagtaaaaaaaataaacaaataaaggagGCAATCTCCAAACAGCATGACTGGTCCACGTGTCCATGTTTAAACAAATCCTTCTATGTAAATAATTTGAGCACTCTGCTTAAAGATTGGGTTTTAGCCAAAAACCATGTCCAGTATCTACTGTGTGAGTGGTGAGTGTGAGAATAGCAGGAATAGGAACCGGAGGGGTAAAAGGTCGCCCACTGCAAGGAAGCATGGCAAGAGTCTCGGGTGGTTAAAAGTAGAGGAAAGAGTTTCACAGATGGAGCTGTGCGTAGGGATGTCACCAgtacagttttccttagtacgattattgtcagagaatttatcacaATAATAACGATTATTATGCGTTGATTGATATCACAACTCCATTCATAGGtaaaaatcacatgaacactccctgaaggtcttaaagtttcctttatttctatcttttgatggcaaaatataattatattactagTTATATGACCCAATATTATCTATTTATATGGGACCAATCATTAATCCTCCAGGAgaattgtttaaattatataagTCATCAATTGTCATCTATACCAgaagtttaagtttatttttaatcgttTTAATCATTCGTCTAATTTTATGTGGCTACAAATAAAAGCGTattattttggttaatttattttatgtttaaattacaatgacataaataaattagtaacACATGAAACGGACTGGAAGCACAAGCCCAACGTTAATGCACAGATGGGAGAAAGCAAAAAGAGGCAATGCTAAATGTTCACTGAGTGAGGACCTTGACTATGTGGCGTTTTCTTCTACACGTCACTACAGACACATTCcacacactgacactgagaCTGTCCGACGacgagaaaaataaatgaaaaagaagaaagaaagacaggcaCCCCACAAGCAgggaccaaaacaaagcaagaaCCCGTTTGGGTTGCCCTTAACTATGGTTCCGGCGTAATATTTTCTGACGTTATTCAGGAAACGTTACGATCAATTAATCGTAGCGCTTAATACCgcgattaattgtgaaatcgagTAATCGTGACACCCCTAGCTGTGCATGGTACAAAGAATTGTACATGCTGACGTCCCTCAGTACTTCACCCACGTAAGAGTAACGTGAGGAAGGAAAGTTCTTTTCTACGTACCAGTAACTTTATGAAATAGATTTCCAGGAAATCTTAAAACCAGTAGCAGCTTGATAAGTTTCAAGTTGGCACTTAAGACACTTCTAACAGCAATATATTAAGTCTGATGATGCTGCACATGGTTACTTGTACATTTTAATTACTTCTTGAttgttaatgcaaaaaaaaacttgctgaGTGTAACTGTAAGACTGTCTTTCATTAATGTAATGTATCTGTCATACTAGCCCTGTTAGATCTGCTGTTCTGACCTTTCATTTTCCCAGCAAAATGTCTCATGAGAAACTCTGCGAGTCCAGTTGCCTATCTGTAATGGTCACGCATATCTGTGCCTTGCAGCATGTGCCACAGTTCAAGTAAGAACATGGGCAGCTGACAAACACCATGAAGAACCTGGTGTTTTTTCTGAACATGCTGCCCATGTTCGGTCAATGAGTCTTGGGGCAGCGCCAACACAAAggctcctctctcccctcttaCCTCAACTGCTTTACTCCTGCTTCTAGAGAATGGGTGTGAATACAAATAGGTCAGTAGCCCAGCCCACCCCCACTTCCCTTGAACAGAGcaggcagcaacagcagcagaggcGGCGTGACGTGTTGGGAGAGCGTAAAGCTGCTTTTCTCAGACCGAACACTGAACTCAGAGAGAGCTACctctcgttcttcttcttcctcctcccccgccTGCTGCTTTCACCCCTTCACGGAGACAGCACATCGACAGAGCAGAGCGTGAGGAGCTGCTAAATGAGGAGCGTAAGACAAGGACActgaagaggggggaaaaaaaaaaaaaaaagaaaaaaggacgcACGCTCGTGGTGTGGAAGATGGCAAGCGAACATGGGAAGCAGAGACGAAGGCAGAGAAGAAACGAGGATCAGCACGGGCATGGGAGAAAAAGCTGAACAGAGAGACGTAAGGCTTATGCACGATTCAGCTGGATCTCCATCTAACCACTGCTGCTTTGATACACGCCATGACAACGAGGGCAGCGAAAGGACCCTCTCCTCCCTTTAGCCAGAAGCAGCAGCGTTAGTCGCGAGAGCACCGTTAAACGCAAACCTCTGGGAACAATGCGGCAAGGCAGATAAAGAAAGCTGCAACGCTGTGACACATGCAAACTACGCACACATCACTGCCTGGAAAACTGAACTGTCTtgtgatgaacatgttggaAAACAATTCTTCAGCCCAACAAGGGGTTTGGGACATGCATCAGAGGAGAGGAACGAGGATATGAGCCATCAAACTGCAGCGACGCATGATTCTGATTTAGACAAGAGCACAGGAGAGAAGGGGGCGACCACTGTGTGAGGAGcaatcacacaatcacacacaggaATGACAGACACCAATGAGAGAGAGGTACTTGAATCTTAATGTGTGAGTTAATACTGTGAGGACTGACATTGTCACACAGTCATGGTTGAGCTGCTGTTTGAAACTACAGCTTTACTGAGgttttttggtagtttttgcAAAAATGGTCAGTTCACGTGCTCCACAGGATGAGTAGGGTGTGTCTTTTCAGGAAGTTTCCGTTTCCTCCGATACATGCAACAGTTAACACAACTCTGAAACCTCCAGATAAGAAGTATccactactatactactatactagtgtaaataaaagaaaaaaaaagatagaattCATGTTGTAAACACAACAGTCAGTTGAACATGTGCCCGACAGAAGGATGTGCCTTTAAATGAAGTTTCCGTTTCACAGTTATTGCAACTCCACAGCTCTCACAAACCGTTCTTTGTGTGGCTGGGGAGTGTaattcagagaaaaataaatgagaaccCACTGCACTTCCGGGAAGTAGTGTCACTGAAATGTTCCTCATCTGGATTCAGTTCAACAACGAAAGGATCTATGGTTCACATATCCCGAAAGTAACATCTGTCAGGATGTTTGTATCCAACTGAAGCTTTAGCACTTGTTTTGCACTGGTCCTGGTTAACTGAATCAAATACTGAAGTGTATAAAACAAGAGCCTGCTATAGATTAGAAAGGTTGAATTTAGTTACCTAAAAATAACTGACGGAGAGCGAGAGGGACCGAACGGGCGAATGGGTCTTGGTGGCAAACCATACACAGatagcacaagggagacctatataTTACTAGgcaggaggtcataatgttatgcctgatataACATATATGGTGCAAAATGAGAACAACAATTACAGAATAAATTGAGAAGTAAAACCTGTCCATTTTGCGTACAGCTGGCCAGCACAGCAACACTATGCAACACAGTGATGCAAAGATACAGAATGAAGTGACATGTTGATATTTAAACACTGTGTTACATAAACTGTTTAGTTAGTAAAGCCACTGTTAGCATCTCTCCTCACTGCCACGCTCCAAGTGCTCTCTTCATTAAACCCTGTTCTCCTGCAATGCATTACAGACAATATTACAGCCCGGCTCAGGGGCATGACCAGTGGCTGCTTAAGATGATTAAGCACAGACCACAGACACTTGCAGAAAATGGAAGCGCAGAGAGGTGTAAcacttgtctttctcttctagGAAAATTGCTGGACAAATTCAGCACCTCGTCGAACCAGCCGATGACTGACCAACCACCGTGACCGAGTGAAGCGGTGCTAAAGGAACCATGCAGTGGAGACGCCGCCACTGCTGTACGCACACAGCTAAActtctttgtttcctgtcactgtcgGGCGTTCTGCTCTTTCTGGTTCAACAGGTGTGGCCGCCAAGGCTGGCTCGTATGCTGCGGTGGCGAGGTAACCCCGTGGTGTTCGGAGGTGGAGGGCTTCACAACACCAAAGCCAAGTGGAACGCCAGCGCCAAACATTCAGCGTGGCGCTTTGTGATCGTTCCTCAGCCAACTTTCAACGCGGATGCCAACATCAGCTCCCACGAGAAGCAGGGTCTGTCCTCCCCTCAAGGAGACCAAGGTTTTGACAACACCTTGGCAGCAAACTCCAGTCAAAGTCAAGAGAGAGACGTTACAAGCACAATAACACACGGGCCTTTTCCTTATATCATCAACGAGCCAGACAAATGCACAAAGAACAGCCCTGCACCGTTTTTGGTGTTGCTGATCGCCACAGAGGCTCGGCAGGTGGAGGCAAGGAACGCCATACGGCAGACGTGGGGGAACGAGAGTATTGCCCCGGCTTTGGGATTCATCCGCCTCTTTCTGCTGGGGAAAAAAGACGGAGAGCTGGGCCGTCTGCAACAAAGCATGCTGGAATCAGAGAGCCGGAAGCATCACGATATCGTTCAGCAGGACTTTCTGGATTCCTACAAAAACCTGACATTAAAGACACTAATGGGAATGAACTGGGTTGTGATGCACTGCCCGCAAGCCCGATATGTCATGAAAACCGACAGCGACATGTTTGTCAACGTGGAGAATCTCATTTATAAGTTGCTCAGGCCAGAATTGCAACCCAAAAAGAACTACTTCACGGGCAATAACATGAGAGGTTACGCACCCAaccgaaacaaaaacagcaagtGGTACATGCCTCCAGAGCTGTACCCAGAAGAAAAGTACCCGACGTTTTGCTCGGGGACCGGCTACGTCTTCTCTGGAGACATAGCGAGGAAAATCTATCAAGTATCTCTGAGCATCCGCCACCTGCACCTGGAGGACGTGTACGTGGGAATATGCCTGGCCAAGCTCCGAATTGAGCCCATGCCTCCACCCAATGAGTTCTTGTTCAACCATTGGCGGGTGTCTTACTCCAGCTGCAAGTACAGCCATCTGATAACGTCACACGGATTTCATCCCAATGAACTCCTTAAATACTGGCACCACCTTCAGAGCAACAAACACAACGCCTGCCTCAACACATTTAAAGAGAGAAACAGCAAGACGCACAGAATGAACCAAGACAAACCAGCCCAGTGACTTAATGGTACATGCACAAGCTCCTTGCCACATAATGATCTGTAGCTCAAGCACATTTTCCTAACTTGCCATCAAAGATTTATTCCTCTCTTTATCCTTATGGAAACACAATACAATATGGGTAAATGAGTAAAACTGTTGCCAATTTTGTACgaaatacatattaaaaaaattgtttttttttatttgtcagttaAACCATTTGGGGCGTTTACCtacagagttttattttatgaaagaGGATGCATTTCAATGTTCGGTGATAAACTGTGTGATGAACAGACTGTGTGAAGAAacgaaaaaataaacttttccaCACATGCGTCAACTTGTGAAAAGATGTTAATTTCACTTTATGTGAAGTCACCAGTGACTGAGACTGTTGCTAATATGTAATGACTTGTATTTCTTAGACTGTCTGTGGTAAAGTAAAgtgctttttcatttattaaaaaaaaaaa encodes:
- the LOC125010225 gene encoding beta-1,3-galactosyltransferase 2-like translates to MQWRRRHCCTHTAKLLCFLSLSGVLLFLVQQVWPPRLARMLRWRGNPVVFGGGGLHNTKAKWNASAKHSAWRFVIVPQPTFNADANISSHEKQGLSSPQGDQGFDNTLAANSSQSQERDVTSTITHGPFPYIINEPDKCTKNSPAPFLVLLIATEARQVEARNAIRQTWGNESIAPALGFIRLFLLGKKDGELGRLQQSMLESESRKHHDIVQQDFLDSYKNLTLKTLMGMNWVVMHCPQARYVMKTDSDMFVNVENLIYKLLRPELQPKKNYFTGNNMRGYAPNRNKNSKWYMPPELYPEEKYPTFCSGTGYVFSGDIARKIYQVSLSIRHLHLEDVYVGICLAKLRIEPMPPPNEFLFNHWRVSYSSCKYSHLITSHGFHPNELLKYWHHLQSNKHNACLNTFKERNSKTHRMNQDKPAQ